The genomic DNA CGCCCGGCGGGCGCTGGCCCGCCGGCCCCGCCCCTCGGCCGCGCTCCCGCGCCCGCTGCTCGCGACGGCCGTGCGCGCCGCCGCCCAGACCTGCGGCGCGAACCTGACCCGCGGGCCGCCCCGCGCTCCCTGTCCGGCGTAGGAGACCGATTCGCTCGGGGCCAGGCCCCGGGAAGGGAGCACGATGATCGCACCAAGAGCCCGCCACGGCGTGCACGCCGGGGCGGCCGGCCTCGTCCTCGCAGCCCTGCTCGTGTGGGCGCCGGCCGCGTTCGCGCATGCCTCGATCAGCCCGCCCGTTGCGAAGACAGGCGTCCTGCAGCAGTTCACGCTGGCCGTCCCGACCGAGAAGAGGAACGCGACCACGACCCGGATCGAGCTCACCGTTCCGGACGGTGTGGTGATCGATTCGTTCGAGCCGGAGCCGGGGTGGACGCGCAAGGGGATCGCCCACGGCGGCGGCTCGGCACCCGAGACGATCCTATGGACGGGCGGCCGCATCCCGACCGAAGACGACGCGGTCTTCCGCTTCCAGGCCACGCTCACCGGCGGATCGAAGGCTTACGTCTTCGAGGTGCGCCAGACGTACTCCGACGGCACCGTCGTCGACTGGAACGGCCCGGAGTCGTCCGACACGCCCGGCCCCGTCGTCGAGGGCTCGTCGCTGAGCGGCGGCCCGAGCACGCTCCTCGTCGTGGCCGCGCTGGTCGTCGGCGGGATCGGCGTCCTGCTCGGCGTCATCGGCCTCGTGGCGGGGCGCAGGCCGCTGACGTGACCTCGCGGGTGCGCAGGACGGGGTTCGCCCTCGCCGTCGCGGCGGCGCTCGCGCTCGCGCTGCCGCAGGCGGCGTGGGCGCACGCCGCGCTCCTTCGCACCGATCCCCCGGCCAGCGGCACGATCCCCTCGTCGCCGCCGCGGGTCAGCCTCACGTTCGACGAGGCGGTCGCGCCCAAGTTCGCCGTCATCTCGGTGACGAACGCCCGCGGCGAGCAGGAGGCGATCGGCTCGCCGCAGGCGCTCCCGTCCGACCCGAACACGATCGCGGTGCTTGTGCGGCACGTGCCCGAGGGTTGGTATCTCGTCTACTGGCGGGTGATCTCGGCCGACGGCCATCCCGTCCGCGGGGCGTTCACGTTCGCCGTCGGGCCGAATCCCGGCCCGGCGCCGCAGTTCGTGATCCCGTCGCTGTCGGAGTCGGCGGCGACGCCGCAGCTGGTCGCCACCCGCTGGCTCGCCTTCCTGAGCATGATGATCGCCGTCGGCCTGTTCTCGCTGCGCGCCGTCATCGCCCGTCCGGCGGCCGGGATCGCGGGCGCGCCGCTGCGGGCGCTCTCGGTCGCGACGGCGGTCGCGCTCGCCGCCGCGCTCGTCGCGATCCCGGTCTACGTGCTCGTGGCGACGGCCGAGTTCGCCCAGCGGCCGTTCTACGACCTGGCCGCGACCGTGCCCGTCATCCGCGACTCGAACCTGGGCCGGTCGTTCACCGACCTCGAGGTCGTGCTCGTGCTGTTCGCGATCGCGGCCGCCGCGCTCCTGTGGGTCGACGATGGCCGCCGCCGTCGGCGCTCGGTGGCCGCGCTGCTCGCGCTGGCCGGGGCCTTTCTGGCGGCAGGCGCGGCGATGGCCGTCCCGGGCTTCGCCGGCCACGCGGCGCAGACGTCGCCGGCGGCGCTCTCGCTCGTGCTCGACTGGACGCATGTCAGCGCCGCCGCCGTCTGGCTCGGCGGCCTGGTCGGGCTCGTCATCCTGGGATGGCGCACGCCCGCAGGCGCGCGGGTCGACGTGCTCGGGCTCGCCGTCCCCCGCTTCTCGCGGACGGGGCTCATCTGCGTCCTGGTCGTGATCGCAAGCGGCGTCGCCGCCTCGATCATCCACCTGCCGACGCTGTCGTCGCTGTGGGGCACGAGCTACGGCCAGGCGATCCTGGTCAAGGTCGCGCTGCTCGCCTGCGCCCTGGTCGCGGGCGGCATCAACTACGCGCGCACGGCACCGCGCCTCGCCGCCGCCCGGAGGCGGAACGACCGCGGCCTGGGTGAGTCCGGCGCGCGGCTCCTGCGCCACACCGTGCGCGCCGAGGTCGTGCTCGTGTCGGCCACCGTCCTCGCGGCGATGGTGCT from Gaiellales bacterium includes the following:
- a CDS encoding copper resistance protein CopC, with protein sequence MRRTGFALAVAAALALALPQAAWAHAALLRTDPPASGTIPSSPPRVSLTFDEAVAPKFAVISVTNARGEQEAIGSPQALPSDPNTIAVLVRHVPEGWYLVYWRVISADGHPVRGAFTFAVGPNPGPAPQFVIPSLSESAATPQLVATRWLAFLSMMIAVGLFSLRAVIARPAAGIAGAPLRALSVATAVALAAALVAIPVYVLVATAEFAQRPFYDLAATVPVIRDSNLGRSFTDLEVVLVLFAIAAAALLWVDDGRRRRRSVAALLALAGAFLAAGAAMAVPGFAGHAAQTSPAALSLVLDWTHVSAAAVWLGGLVGLVILGWRTPAGARVDVLGLAVPRFSRTGLICVLVVIASGVAASIIHLPTLSSLWGTSYGQAILVKVALLACALVAGGINYARTAPRLAAARRRNDRGLGESGARLLRHTVRAEVVLVSATVLAAMVLSSLPPPAKALAEVGQASAHVGPGSVDRVIHHGPYTLHVHVDPNRAAQPSTFTLGLTQNGKPVTGARVTLQFAMLDMEMGTQAYTMPEKSPGTYVRTTPALVMVGHWGVGFQVEPPGGRPFTVIVVDHAEG
- a CDS encoding DUF1775 domain-containing protein — encoded protein: MIAPRARHGVHAGAAGLVLAALLVWAPAAFAHASISPPVAKTGVLQQFTLAVPTEKRNATTTRIELTVPDGVVIDSFEPEPGWTRKGIAHGGGSAPETILWTGGRIPTEDDAVFRFQATLTGGSKAYVFEVRQTYSDGTVVDWNGPESSDTPGPVVEGSSLSGGPSTLLVVAALVVGGIGVLLGVIGLVAGRRPLT